One Sphingobacteruim zhuxiongii DNA window includes the following coding sequences:
- a CDS encoding Sb-PDE family phosphodiesterase, with product MKIQSTLLGLMLSAAVSLNAQTDNGIMSLKEFAYPAKRQTLNIPDVNGFKVLKCDFHMHTVFTDGHVWPNVRIQEAWREGLDAISYTEHMEYNPHSADVKVDHNRSHDLAIELAKENNILLVKGTEVTRQTPPGHFNALFIQDANTLVSDNDSKLDQEAIDKAYAQKAFIFWNHPGWKATQVPGSYEWIDFVEKMYNEKKLHGIEVVNGLGFHKKALDWALDRNLTIIGNTDIHNLIAHDYNIGAPGVHRTMTLVMAKDRSAAAIREALDAGRTVVWSSDYLFGKEEHVRNLVNASISVSPAYHEKTNAKTNVTTKYYEIKNNSDLSFELELKSGNATKRIVLYPESSQVLTADAGQSSLSYEIVSTFIRSDKHLDFKINLK from the coding sequence ATGAAAATTCAATCTACTCTATTAGGACTTATGCTATCAGCTGCAGTATCCTTAAATGCACAAACTGATAATGGAATTATGTCCTTGAAAGAATTTGCTTATCCGGCAAAACGTCAAACTTTAAATATTCCTGATGTGAACGGATTTAAAGTATTGAAATGCGATTTCCACATGCATACTGTCTTTACTGACGGACATGTATGGCCGAATGTACGTATCCAAGAAGCATGGAGAGAAGGTTTAGATGCTATTTCTTACACGGAGCACATGGAGTATAATCCACATAGCGCTGACGTGAAGGTAGATCATAATCGCTCGCATGACTTGGCGATTGAACTTGCAAAAGAAAACAATATCTTATTGGTCAAAGGAACGGAAGTAACGCGTCAAACGCCTCCGGGACACTTTAACGCCCTATTTATTCAAGATGCAAATACGCTTGTTTCTGATAATGACAGCAAATTAGATCAAGAAGCTATTGATAAGGCTTATGCACAAAAAGCTTTTATCTTCTGGAATCACCCAGGATGGAAAGCAACTCAAGTACCAGGATCCTATGAATGGATTGATTTTGTAGAGAAGATGTACAATGAGAAAAAACTACATGGTATTGAAGTAGTGAATGGTCTTGGCTTCCACAAAAAAGCATTAGATTGGGCTTTAGACCGCAATCTTACAATCATCGGAAATACAGATATTCACAACTTAATCGCTCATGATTACAATATTGGTGCGCCGGGTGTACACAGAACCATGACGCTTGTTATGGCGAAAGATCGTTCTGCTGCTGCAATTCGTGAAGCATTAGATGCAGGAAGAACCGTTGTATGGTCTAGTGATTACCTATTTGGTAAAGAGGAGCATGTTCGCAATTTAGTTAATGCATCAATCAGCGTGTCGCCTGCTTACCATGAGAAAACTAATGCAAAGACCAATGTAACAACTAAGTACTATGAGATTAAGAACAATAGTGACTTATCGTTTGAGCTAGAATTGAAATCTGGAAATGCAACAAAGCGAATTGTATTGTACCCAGAGTCATCACAAGTATTAACAGCAGATGCTGGACAAAGCTCATTAAGCTATGAGATTGTATCCACTTTCATCCGCAGTGACAAACATTTAGACTTTAAAATCAACTTAAAGTAG
- a CDS encoding SusC/RagA family TonB-linked outer membrane protein, whose translation MKKCIPIFLLAGMALSLPSTGKVSNLSIEILHSEAQQQTIKGKVVDGSGNPIENATVAIQGTNRGTATDAAGRFSIESPKQNPTLLVSYVGFNTKTFQVKGDTDNVLVQLDNKNDLDEVVVVGYGTQKKVNLTGAVSQVTSEVLENRPASSLSRMLQGALPNLNLKMVDGSPTRGATFNVRGTTSIGAGGSALVLIDGVEGDPNMINPNDIESVTVLKDASSAAIYGSRAAFGVVLITTKSPKAGKATVTYNSNFSINYRVVEPKLVTNGYQWAKNFNDAFNAWYDYKSTPISVNNVYPFSLEYLEALRKHDENPTGEDVVYNKATNRYEYFGNTDWYNLIYRNNMPATEQAMSVSGGGEKASYFLSGRYFHQGGLFQFNPDKFNKYNIRGKGDIKVTDWLTFQNNTEISSYDYHYPMFADGDGNIWRQFEHQGYPMAVIHNPDGSYTHTAIYTGVASFMEGTNASDLNNTVLRNTAGVVIKPLAGLTLKGDLTYSRTWQDDTRTNNFINYSNSPGVIDRFGRSLLRQLGERKKYLAANITANYQKKFADKHEINALLGYNVEEQTFKNLDAQRDGIILPDKPDFNLMDGLNFNIVGGGNEWAYMGLFYRFNYAYDNKYLLELNGRYDGSSKFPENQRFGFFPSVSAGWVVSNESFFEEAKPLFSNMKFRASYGSLGNGNINPYRYQEQMSVAKTGVILGGVQPSYTSIPGVIPEGLTWERSTTFNVGADVGFFDNALNVTFDWYNRQTYDMFTIGEPLPSVFGAAVPYGNFADLSTKGWELTVNYNNQFELAGKPFNWGINGSLWDSKSHITRFNNPNRLLNSYYVGQEVGEIWGYQTLGFFTSEDDVKNHADQSFIRNSNNNVWLPGDLKFADLPDANGQVDGVINSGDNTVDNPGDRRIIGNNSPRYQYGFTLSGRWNGIGLSAFFQGIGKRDYYFAPEAGLFWGPYNRPYGYQPTKMMEDMWSEENPDAYFPRYRGYTALGADRSLGAPQTRYLQDISYLRVKNISLDYNIPQRWLQKSKLANVQVFVSGQNLFTFSGLFKHTDNFDPEVIEKSVGDLTNGSGEGYAYPQLKTYTFGLNVTF comes from the coding sequence ATGAAAAAATGTATTCCAATATTTCTATTGGCGGGAATGGCTTTGTCCTTACCTTCAACAGGAAAAGTATCCAATTTAAGCATTGAAATCCTACACAGCGAGGCCCAACAGCAAACGATTAAGGGTAAAGTTGTGGATGGCAGCGGCAATCCGATTGAGAATGCGACAGTAGCCATTCAGGGTACCAATCGCGGAACAGCGACGGACGCTGCTGGTCGGTTCAGCATTGAATCCCCAAAGCAAAATCCTACGCTACTTGTATCGTATGTTGGTTTCAATACCAAAACCTTTCAAGTTAAAGGCGATACAGACAATGTGTTAGTACAGTTGGATAACAAAAATGACTTAGATGAGGTGGTTGTTGTCGGCTACGGTACGCAAAAGAAAGTTAACCTAACAGGTGCTGTGTCACAAGTAACTTCCGAGGTACTTGAGAACCGTCCGGCATCAAGTTTGAGTCGAATGTTGCAAGGTGCGCTTCCTAACCTAAATTTAAAAATGGTCGATGGAAGTCCAACACGTGGTGCAACCTTTAATGTGCGTGGTACAACTTCAATTGGTGCTGGAGGTAGTGCATTAGTATTGATCGATGGGGTAGAAGGTGATCCAAATATGATTAACCCCAATGATATTGAGAGTGTAACGGTTCTAAAAGATGCGTCATCGGCAGCAATCTACGGTTCTCGTGCAGCATTTGGGGTGGTATTAATTACCACTAAATCTCCAAAAGCTGGAAAAGCAACGGTTACTTATAACTCCAATTTCTCCATCAATTATCGGGTAGTAGAGCCTAAATTGGTTACCAATGGCTACCAATGGGCAAAAAACTTCAACGATGCATTTAATGCTTGGTACGATTACAAATCTACGCCAATCTCAGTGAACAACGTTTACCCATTCTCCTTGGAATATTTGGAGGCATTGCGCAAGCATGATGAGAATCCAACGGGAGAGGATGTTGTGTATAATAAGGCGACCAATCGTTACGAATACTTTGGAAATACAGACTGGTATAATCTTATATATCGTAATAATATGCCAGCTACCGAACAAGCAATGAGTGTTTCGGGAGGTGGTGAGAAAGCTTCTTATTTCTTATCTGGACGTTACTTTCACCAAGGTGGTTTGTTTCAATTTAACCCTGATAAATTCAATAAATACAATATCCGTGGTAAGGGAGATATCAAAGTTACTGACTGGTTAACTTTCCAAAATAATACGGAAATCTCTTCGTATGATTACCATTATCCGATGTTTGCGGATGGCGATGGAAACATATGGCGCCAATTCGAGCATCAAGGTTATCCGATGGCGGTTATTCATAATCCTGATGGCTCTTACACACATACCGCAATTTATACAGGTGTCGCTTCCTTTATGGAAGGAACTAACGCATCCGACTTGAACAATACGGTACTTCGTAATACCGCAGGTGTGGTGATTAAACCTCTTGCTGGGTTAACTTTAAAAGGAGATTTAACCTATTCGAGAACTTGGCAAGATGACACGAGAACAAATAACTTTATCAATTACAGCAATTCGCCGGGTGTAATCGATCGCTTTGGACGTAGTTTATTGAGACAGCTAGGTGAGCGTAAGAAATACTTGGCAGCCAACATTACGGCTAATTACCAAAAGAAGTTTGCCGATAAACATGAGATCAATGCTTTACTTGGTTATAACGTAGAAGAGCAAACCTTCAAAAACCTAGACGCGCAGCGTGATGGAATTATCCTTCCGGATAAGCCTGATTTTAACTTAATGGATGGCTTAAATTTTAATATTGTTGGTGGTGGTAATGAGTGGGCGTATATGGGTTTATTCTACCGCTTCAATTACGCCTACGATAATAAATACTTATTGGAATTGAACGGACGTTATGATGGCTCTTCTAAATTCCCTGAAAACCAACGCTTCGGTTTCTTCCCATCGGTATCTGCCGGTTGGGTAGTATCCAATGAATCGTTCTTTGAAGAAGCTAAACCACTATTCAGCAATATGAAGTTCCGTGCTTCCTATGGTTCTCTAGGTAATGGAAACATCAACCCATACCGCTATCAGGAGCAAATGTCAGTTGCTAAGACTGGCGTCATCTTAGGTGGCGTACAACCAAGTTATACTTCTATTCCAGGTGTAATACCTGAAGGTTTAACATGGGAACGATCAACTACATTTAACGTAGGTGCTGACGTAGGTTTCTTTGATAATGCTTTGAATGTTACATTCGATTGGTACAACCGCCAAACTTATGACATGTTTACGATTGGGGAGCCCCTTCCTTCTGTCTTTGGTGCAGCCGTTCCTTATGGAAACTTTGCCGATTTATCAACCAAAGGTTGGGAATTGACAGTAAACTACAATAACCAATTTGAACTAGCAGGGAAGCCTTTCAACTGGGGAATCAATGGCTCGTTATGGGATAGCAAATCGCATATCACTCGATTCAATAACCCAAATAGATTATTAAACTCTTACTATGTGGGTCAGGAAGTAGGCGAGATTTGGGGCTACCAAACTCTTGGATTCTTTACTTCAGAAGATGACGTGAAGAACCACGCTGATCAAAGCTTTATCCGTAACTCTAATAATAATGTATGGTTACCTGGAGATCTTAAGTTTGCAGATTTACCGGATGCAAATGGACAAGTTGATGGTGTCATAAACAGTGGCGATAATACAGTAGATAACCCGGGCGACCGTCGTATCATCGGAAACAACTCACCTCGTTACCAATACGGATTTACGCTTTCTGGACGATGGAATGGGATTGGTCTATCTGCCTTCTTCCAAGGAATCGGAAAGAGAGACTATTACTTTGCGCCAGAAGCAGGTTTATTCTGGGGACCATATAACCGACCTTACGGTTATCAACCAACGAAAATGATGGAAGATATGTGGTCTGAAGAAAATCCGGATGCTTATTTCCCACGCTATAGAGGATATACAGCGCTAGGTGCTGACCGTTCGTTAGGTGCTCCGCAAACACGATACTTACAAGATATATCGTATCTACGTGTGAAAAATATCAGCTTGGACTACAACATTCCGCAGCGCTGGTTGCAGAAGTCTAAATTGGCAAATGTGCAGGTGTTCGTGAGCGGGCAAAACTTATTTACCTTCTCAGGACTGTTTAAACACACGGATAACTTCGACCCTGAGGTAATTGAAAAGTCTGTCGGCGATTTAACAAATGGGTCGGGAGAAGGGTATGCCTATCCACAGTTGAAGACTTATACATTCGGATTAAATGTTACTTTCTAA
- a CDS encoding CusA/CzcA family heavy metal efflux RND transporter: MLDKIIKFSIQNKLIIGMITLGWIVWGVWSLSRLPIDAVPDITNNQVQIITLSPTLATQEVEQFVTFPIEQAIANVPSTEEIRSISRFGLSVITVVFKEEVDIYFARLLLQEKLKLAEEEIPEGVGRPELAPVSTGLGEVYQYILHPKEGAESKYSTMDLRTMQDWIVRRQLNGTPGVAEVNSFGGLLKQYEVSVNPERLRAYNLSISDIYTALEQNNENTGGAYIDKKPTAYYIRGVGMVTSLEDVKQIAIIRDQQPPVYIRDIADVKFGSAVRYGAMTYNGKVDAVGGVVMMLKGENSKEVVDAVKERIKTIEKTLPDDIKIEPYLDRTDLIDRAISTVERNLIEGALIVIFVLVIFLGNFRAGLIVASAIPLSLLFAISLMNVFGVSANLMSLGAIDFGLIVDGSVIIVEATLHHLATRGLNGKLSQKEMDEEVYISASKIRSSAAFGEIIILIVYIPILVLRGVEGKMFVPMAQTVSFAIIGALILSLTYIPMMCALFLPKQIKQKETFSTKMMNWLYQRYEPILHKAFAIKLWVVGFTVLLFGISVFFFAKMGGEFLPTLKEGDYAFHCILPKGTSLNQSIETSMLASRVIKSFDEVKMVVGKTGSAEVPTDPMPPEATDIMVILKPKDDWTSGRTYDELGDAIYAKLKATIPGVFFEKNQPIQMRSNELMTGIRQDVAVKVFGENIDSLLYFGKQVSDVIKQVPGASSPQMENISGLPQITINYDRVRLANNGVSVQQVNDIVAAAFAGRVTGSVYENERKFDLVVRLNEENRQTIDHVAHLFVPTKSGVLLPLDELATVEYKNGPAQISREEGKRRVVIGFNITDGKDVATVVKEIQDKMGKQLKLSSGYYLQYAGSFQNLEEANARLSWAVPVALLLIFFLLYTTFKSVKQALLIFTAIPMSAIGGVFALMLRGMPFSISAGIGFIALFGVAVLNGIVLIGTFNHLKNDGMKDVWQRIKEGTKERFRPVLMTASVASLGFLPMAISQGDGAEVQKPLATVVIGGLITATILTLIVLPILYTLFERKWRLNPKAKALLLMFFTCFGLSAQAQSIDKTEFVRMGITKNGEVQAASRSIESRRALIAAATALSKTNVALQLGQYNSEKFDQNIEVSQSIPFPTVFKARRTLFEQDVLLAENDYNLFRNVLAMQLANAYDELSYAYAREEKLKRIDSLYAEFERASQVKFSAGDIPRIQVTTAKTKRGEAQLQWKQQQVQIENLKMQIAAFTSDSLLALADHPILAVDAIDGKLQADLIAANPELKQLAGQINRADAEVNLQKQERLPDFTIGYANTSFIGRDVQNGVLIDERTSRDRFHSANIAVAIPIFNTGAKARMKSIKLEQEANSLRLEQRNRELSAELANHLKQYQQQLEQYNFYQSQGLQNARDILNAGKLGYEVGDMDYIEYLTAIQNAIGIEMNYIQCIYEINLTVNSIKYILGSHLSNSLIPNN; encoded by the coding sequence ATGTTAGACAAAATCATAAAATTCAGTATCCAGAACAAACTGATTATTGGGATGATCACCCTAGGATGGATCGTATGGGGTGTTTGGAGTCTTTCCCGATTACCGATCGATGCAGTACCCGATATTACCAATAATCAAGTTCAAATTATTACCCTTTCACCGACTCTTGCCACGCAGGAGGTCGAACAATTTGTTACTTTTCCCATTGAGCAAGCTATTGCTAATGTTCCCAGTACCGAGGAAATACGGAGTATCTCCCGATTCGGGCTATCCGTTATTACCGTCGTCTTTAAAGAGGAAGTCGATATCTATTTCGCAAGGCTGCTTCTACAAGAAAAGCTAAAACTTGCAGAAGAAGAGATTCCCGAAGGTGTTGGACGTCCCGAGCTAGCGCCCGTAAGTACAGGGCTAGGCGAAGTCTATCAATACATATTGCACCCGAAGGAAGGTGCGGAAAGCAAGTATTCAACCATGGATCTTCGGACCATGCAAGATTGGATTGTTCGGAGACAGTTAAATGGAACGCCGGGAGTCGCTGAAGTAAACAGCTTTGGCGGACTTTTGAAGCAATACGAAGTAAGCGTCAATCCGGAGCGATTACGAGCATATAATCTTTCCATTTCGGATATCTATACCGCTTTAGAGCAAAATAACGAAAACACGGGAGGAGCTTATATCGATAAGAAACCAACGGCCTATTATATTCGTGGGGTAGGAATGGTAACTTCATTAGAGGATGTAAAGCAAATTGCGATTATCAGAGATCAACAGCCGCCAGTATATATCCGGGATATCGCAGATGTAAAATTCGGAAGCGCTGTACGATACGGCGCGATGACTTACAATGGTAAAGTCGATGCTGTAGGTGGAGTTGTTATGATGCTGAAAGGAGAGAACAGTAAGGAAGTTGTCGATGCCGTAAAAGAACGTATCAAAACTATTGAGAAGACCCTTCCTGATGACATTAAGATCGAGCCATATTTGGATCGTACAGACTTAATAGACCGCGCCATAAGCACCGTAGAACGCAACTTAATTGAAGGAGCACTGATCGTCATCTTCGTGTTAGTCATCTTCTTAGGGAACTTTAGAGCCGGTTTAATTGTTGCGTCTGCGATTCCATTGTCGCTATTGTTTGCAATCAGCCTGATGAATGTCTTCGGCGTCAGTGCCAATCTGATGAGTCTTGGTGCCATAGACTTTGGACTTATAGTCGATGGTTCGGTTATCATTGTGGAAGCGACCTTGCATCACTTAGCGACGCGTGGGCTCAATGGAAAGTTGAGCCAAAAAGAAATGGATGAAGAGGTCTATATATCCGCTTCTAAAATCAGATCAAGTGCTGCCTTTGGTGAAATTATTATCTTAATTGTCTATATCCCCATACTTGTTTTAAGAGGGGTAGAAGGCAAGATGTTTGTGCCGATGGCACAGACGGTATCCTTTGCTATTATCGGAGCGCTCATCCTCTCGTTGACCTATATCCCGATGATGTGTGCTTTGTTTCTACCGAAGCAAATCAAGCAAAAGGAAACTTTCTCTACTAAGATGATGAATTGGTTGTACCAGCGCTATGAACCAATCTTACATAAGGCATTTGCTATTAAACTTTGGGTTGTCGGATTTACGGTACTATTGTTTGGTATTTCTGTATTCTTTTTTGCAAAGATGGGGGGAGAGTTCTTGCCTACTTTAAAAGAAGGGGACTATGCCTTTCACTGTATTCTGCCGAAAGGAACCAGTTTAAATCAAAGTATAGAAACCTCGATGTTAGCCTCACGGGTAATAAAAAGCTTTGATGAAGTCAAGATGGTTGTCGGAAAGACAGGTTCTGCGGAAGTACCGACGGATCCTATGCCGCCTGAGGCAACCGATATTATGGTAATTCTGAAACCTAAAGATGATTGGACATCAGGACGAACCTATGATGAACTTGGCGATGCGATATATGCCAAGTTAAAAGCGACAATTCCAGGTGTATTTTTCGAAAAGAATCAACCTATTCAAATGCGTAGCAATGAGCTGATGACGGGTATACGTCAAGATGTTGCCGTTAAGGTGTTTGGTGAAAATATCGACAGCCTGCTTTACTTTGGAAAGCAAGTTAGCGATGTGATAAAGCAAGTGCCAGGGGCGAGTTCACCACAAATGGAGAATATCAGTGGTTTACCGCAGATAACAATCAACTACGACCGCGTACGTTTAGCCAATAATGGAGTTTCGGTACAGCAGGTCAATGATATTGTCGCTGCCGCATTCGCTGGTCGAGTGACAGGTTCGGTTTATGAAAATGAACGCAAATTTGACTTAGTAGTGCGATTAAACGAAGAGAATAGACAGACTATTGATCATGTTGCTCATTTGTTTGTCCCGACGAAATCGGGGGTCCTATTGCCCTTAGATGAACTAGCGACCGTAGAATATAAAAATGGACCTGCGCAGATCTCTCGTGAAGAAGGAAAACGAAGAGTGGTTATCGGATTCAATATCACCGATGGAAAAGATGTCGCAACGGTCGTAAAAGAGATACAGGACAAGATGGGTAAGCAATTGAAGCTTTCCAGTGGATATTACTTACAATATGCGGGCTCTTTCCAAAATTTAGAGGAAGCCAATGCAAGACTCTCCTGGGCGGTACCAGTTGCCCTCTTATTAATATTCTTCCTGTTGTATACGACCTTCAAATCCGTAAAACAAGCACTACTGATCTTTACTGCGATTCCTATGTCGGCAATAGGTGGTGTATTTGCATTAATGTTACGTGGGATGCCATTCTCCATTTCTGCAGGCATTGGATTTATTGCCTTGTTCGGTGTTGCGGTATTAAATGGTATTGTATTAATAGGCACTTTTAATCATCTTAAAAATGATGGAATGAAAGACGTATGGCAAAGAATTAAGGAAGGAACGAAAGAGCGTTTTCGACCTGTACTGATGACAGCAAGTGTTGCGAGTTTAGGTTTCTTACCTATGGCGATAAGTCAAGGCGATGGTGCCGAAGTACAAAAGCCATTGGCGACAGTCGTTATTGGGGGATTAATAACGGCGACTATCCTAACGCTTATCGTTCTGCCTATCCTGTATACCTTATTTGAGCGCAAATGGCGTTTGAATCCAAAGGCAAAAGCCCTACTATTGATGTTTTTCACTTGCTTTGGGCTATCTGCACAAGCGCAAAGCATCGATAAAACGGAATTTGTAAGAATGGGCATCACTAAGAATGGTGAGGTGCAAGCGGCTAGTCGCAGTATCGAATCGCGGCGCGCATTGATTGCTGCAGCAACAGCACTTAGTAAGACCAATGTAGCATTACAACTGGGGCAATACAATTCCGAGAAATTTGATCAAAATATCGAAGTCTCTCAATCGATACCTTTCCCCACAGTTTTTAAAGCGCGTAGAACCTTATTTGAGCAGGATGTATTGCTCGCGGAAAACGATTACAACCTGTTTAGGAATGTATTGGCGATGCAGTTGGCGAACGCCTATGATGAGCTGAGTTATGCTTATGCGCGGGAAGAAAAGCTCAAACGAATAGATAGTTTGTATGCAGAGTTTGAAAGAGCATCGCAAGTCAAATTCTCCGCAGGTGATATCCCTCGAATCCAAGTGACAACGGCAAAAACTAAAAGAGGGGAAGCACAGTTACAATGGAAGCAGCAGCAAGTTCAAATTGAAAACTTGAAAATGCAAATTGCCGCTTTTACAAGCGATAGTCTATTAGCATTAGCAGATCATCCCATTTTAGCGGTAGACGCAATTGATGGGAAGCTACAAGCCGATTTGATTGCTGCCAACCCTGAATTAAAGCAGTTAGCTGGACAGATTAATCGTGCCGATGCAGAAGTAAATCTCCAAAAGCAAGAACGATTGCCAGATTTCACTATAGGCTATGCGAATACGTCTTTTATTGGTCGGGACGTACAAAATGGGGTATTGATCGATGAGCGTACCTCCAGAGATCGATTCCATTCCGCTAATATCGCTGTAGCGATCCCTATTTTTAATACGGGGGCAAAAGCTAGAATGAAGAGTATTAAACTAGAACAAGAGGCGAATAGCTTGAGATTAGAACAGCGAAATCGCGAGCTCAGCGCCGAATTGGCAAACCATCTCAAACAATATCAGCAGCAGTTAGAACAATATAATTTCTATCAGTCTCAAGGTCTTCAGAATGCTAGAGATATCCTGAATGCCGGCAAGTTGGGCTATGAGGTAGGAGATATGGACTATATCGAATATTTGACGGCTATTCAAAATGCCATTGGTATAGAAATGAATTATATCCAGTGCATTTATGAGATCAATCTAACGGTCAATTCCATTAAATATATCCTAGGTAGTCATCTATCAAACAGTTTAATACCAAATAATTAA
- a CDS encoding RagB/SusD family nutrient uptake outer membrane protein, which produces MMKSSIKYSLIAISSLLLTSCSKDFLDREPFDKLVPNNFFATETDLQLYANSFYQQFIPSGLAIVQADEMGEYTSKNNSPKFISGSFTPIDQGGWSWTKLRNINYFLSKYNNPSIPEEARKHYSGVARLYRAMFYFDMVKDYGDVPWYSKPLSTDDKEMLYKGRDPRANVMDSVLADLDYAVANIRDKKDNTSSLMTKWVALGMKSRICLFEGTYRKYHTELNLKNTADKWLTEALNSSKQLIDSKQYSLHNTGNSKQDYRTIFTSENPVSTEVMWANTYNNALKRWHEITWKFNSATFGARWGLNKQFVNTYLNANGTRFTDKAGYDELLFVEEMKDRDPRLAQTVRGLGYKRSDGSAAPANFGYTFTGYHILKFSLDDKRLDGITEGYNSITMLRYAEVLLNYAEAAAELGQLAGNTAIWDQTIGAIRQRAGINPKQPETLDPYMQQVYFPEVSDKYLMEVRRERGIELCYEGLRYDDLMRWKKGRLLEMPWKGIYVPAMDYEMDLDGNGTPDVSFVSKTPSSPKQGVSYFVVDGKAAKLTEGTKGHILWRVDENRKFEDRKYLKPIANSDLVINPDLGQNPGW; this is translated from the coding sequence ATGATGAAATCATCTATTAAATATAGTTTAATCGCTATCTCCAGCTTGCTATTAACTTCTTGTAGCAAGGATTTTCTGGACCGCGAGCCTTTTGATAAATTGGTGCCTAACAACTTCTTTGCAACCGAGACCGATTTGCAGTTATACGCCAATTCGTTCTATCAGCAGTTTATTCCATCCGGCTTAGCTATCGTACAAGCCGATGAAATGGGAGAGTATACATCCAAGAACAATTCACCGAAATTTATCTCCGGGAGTTTTACACCGATTGATCAAGGTGGCTGGTCATGGACAAAACTTAGAAATATCAATTACTTCCTAAGTAAGTACAATAATCCCTCAATTCCTGAAGAGGCGAGGAAACACTATTCAGGTGTTGCTAGATTATATCGTGCGATGTTCTACTTCGATATGGTGAAAGATTATGGCGATGTGCCTTGGTATTCCAAACCTCTTTCAACAGATGATAAAGAGATGCTCTATAAGGGACGCGATCCGCGCGCTAATGTAATGGATTCTGTGTTAGCCGACTTAGACTATGCAGTAGCAAATATTCGCGATAAAAAGGATAATACTTCTTCGTTGATGACCAAATGGGTTGCCTTAGGAATGAAATCTAGAATCTGTTTATTCGAAGGGACTTATAGAAAGTACCATACGGAATTGAACTTGAAAAATACAGCGGATAAATGGTTAACTGAAGCTTTAAATTCTTCAAAGCAATTAATTGATTCCAAGCAGTATAGTTTACATAATACAGGTAATTCAAAGCAAGACTATAGAACTATCTTCACAAGTGAAAATCCTGTTTCTACGGAAGTAATGTGGGCGAATACCTATAATAATGCGTTGAAACGCTGGCATGAAATCACTTGGAAATTTAACTCAGCAACCTTTGGTGCACGTTGGGGATTGAACAAGCAATTTGTCAATACTTACTTGAATGCTAATGGTACTCGATTTACTGATAAAGCTGGTTATGATGAGTTACTATTTGTTGAAGAGATGAAGGATCGCGACCCTCGACTGGCACAAACTGTACGTGGATTAGGCTATAAGCGTTCGGATGGATCAGCAGCACCTGCAAACTTTGGCTATACGTTTACGGGCTATCATATCTTGAAGTTTAGCTTAGACGATAAACGTCTTGACGGTATCACAGAGGGCTATAATTCCATAACGATGTTACGCTATGCGGAGGTCTTGTTAAACTATGCTGAAGCTGCAGCTGAACTAGGACAATTAGCGGGAAACACTGCGATTTGGGATCAAACAATTGGAGCGATAAGACAACGCGCAGGAATAAATCCTAAACAGCCAGAAACGTTAGATCCTTATATGCAACAGGTTTACTTCCCAGAGGTTAGTGATAAGTACCTAATGGAAGTACGTCGTGAGCGTGGGATAGAGCTTTGTTATGAAGGCTTACGTTATGATGATCTGATGCGTTGGAAGAAAGGACGCTTATTGGAAATGCCATGGAAAGGAATCTATGTGCCAGCGATGGACTATGAAATGGACTTGGATGGTAATGGTACGCCAGATGTTTCTTTTGTCAGTAAGACGCCGTCTAGTCCAAAGCAGGGAGTATCATACTTTGTCGTGGATGGAAAAGCAGCGAAATTAACAGAGGGTACCAAAGGACACATTCTATGGCGTGTTGATGAAAACAGAAAGTTTGAAGACCGAAAATACTTAAAGCCGATTGCTAACAGCGATTTAGTGATTAATCCAGATTTAGGACAGAATCCAGGCTGGTAA